In Synechococcus sp. KORDI-100, a single window of DNA contains:
- a CDS encoding response regulator transcription factor: protein MRDEGARLLIVDDDPELLRFLVQELADAGYQTSGCDNGQDALLRLRQEQFQLVLLDWTLPDFSGVEVCRRLRSSGNTTPVLMLTARDDVDERVNALDAGVDDYLTKPFNLKELHARVRARLRSGSYQRSDDSASEQLSLGDLQIQLIDRRVTRGDREISLSQREFDLLLHLVRHADAVQSRQSILEAIWGAPFVGDPNTLDVYLGYLRKKVEVSGQPQLLHTIRGAGFMARVGEPKP from the coding sequence TCGTCGATGACGACCCGGAGCTGCTCCGCTTTCTGGTGCAAGAGCTTGCTGACGCGGGGTATCAGACCAGTGGTTGTGACAACGGTCAGGACGCCCTGCTGCGACTGCGGCAGGAACAGTTTCAGCTGGTGCTGCTGGATTGGACGTTGCCTGACTTTTCCGGCGTTGAAGTGTGCCGTCGGCTCAGAAGCAGCGGCAACACCACGCCGGTGCTGATGCTCACAGCAAGGGACGACGTCGACGAACGGGTCAACGCCCTTGATGCCGGCGTGGACGATTACCTCACCAAACCCTTCAACCTCAAGGAACTGCATGCGCGCGTGCGGGCCCGGCTGCGCAGTGGCAGTTATCAGCGATCCGACGACTCAGCATCAGAACAGCTAAGCCTCGGCGATCTGCAGATCCAGCTGATCGACCGACGCGTGACCCGAGGCGATCGTGAAATCTCTCTATCCCAACGGGAATTCGACCTGCTGCTTCATCTTGTGCGCCATGCCGATGCGGTGCAATCGCGCCAATCGATCCTCGAGGCCATCTGGGGTGCTCCGTTTGTGGGGGACCCCAACACCCTCGACGTCTACTTGGGTTACCTACGCAAAAAAGTCGAAGTCAGCGGCCAACCGCAGCTGCTGCACACGATCCGTGGCGCAGGCTTCATGGCGCGGGTGGGGGAGCCGAAGCCTTGA